In Sorghum bicolor cultivar BTx623 chromosome 10, Sorghum_bicolor_NCBIv3, whole genome shotgun sequence, one genomic interval encodes:
- the LOC8065731 gene encoding 54S ribosomal protein L51, mitochondrial produces MALRGVWQLQKLVVNYCDWGGSSRGIRAFMEAHLPAFKEKNPHLEVVTELVRGQHPNLKGIYKNHNERVVCVRNLPPEEILLQATRLRNSLGRKVVKLRTRHVTKRPSVQGTWTTELKM; encoded by the exons ATGGCGCTGAGGGGAGTCTGGCAGCTGCAGAAGCTCGTGGTAAACTACTGCGACTGGGGAGGGAGCAGTAGGGGCATCAG GGCCTTCATGGAGGCACATCTTCCAGCCTTTAAGGAAAAGAATCCACACTTAGAAGTGGTGACAGAGCTTGTCCGTGGTCAACATCCTAACTTGAAGGGAATTTACA AAAACCATAACGAGCGAGTGGTCTGTGTGAGAAACTTACCGCCAGAGGAAATACTCCTGCAAGCCACCAGGCTAAGGAACTCCCTGGGCAGGAAAGTGGTGAAGCTGCGAACCAGACACGTAACGAAACGGCCCAGTGTTCAGGGGACATGGACGACGGAACTGAAGATGTGA